Proteins found in one Drosophila innubila isolate TH190305 chromosome X, UK_Dinn_1.0, whole genome shotgun sequence genomic segment:
- the LOC117790862 gene encoding E3 ubiquitin-protein ligase PPP1R11, which yields MEEQTPPPIAMERDSATIIVNEPEVASGTSGNVSDVTDDRPGVSGVHLLLMVLDSDRHVSFHEDVIDNEGMNRRKSKCCCIYRKPQVFGESSSSSDDECEHCCGHPEVRLRNRLRKQQQATISQCGCHRCHHSQQPVQAAVQEPIRDAHPQPTELAGDSGNIKPKSETPSLVSASSQSLQP from the coding sequence ATGGAAGAGCAAACACCGCCACCGATCGCCATGGAGAGGGATAGTGCGACTATTATAGTCAATGAACCAGAAGTTGCATCGGGCACATCCGGCAATGTCAGCGATGTGACGGACGATAGACCCGGAGTTTCCGGTGTCCATCTGCTGCTGATGGTCCTCGACTCGGATCGCCATGTGAGCTTCCACGAGGATGTTATCGACAACGAGGGCATGAATCGCCGCAAGTCCAAATGCTGTTGCATTTACCGCAAGCCGCAGGTCTTCGGCGAAAGCTCCTCGTCCTCGGATGATGAGTGTGAGCATTGCTGTGGCCATCCCGAGGTCCGTCTACGCAATCGCTTGAGGAAGCAACAGCAGGCAACGATTTCCCAATGCGGCTGCCACAGGTGTCACCACAGCCAGCAGCCCGTCCAGGCAGCCGTCCAGGAACCCATTCGGGATGCACATCCGCAGCCCACTGAGTTGGCCGGCGACTCTGGAAACATTAAGCCCAAATCTGAAACACCTTCGCTCGTCTCGGCATCCTCCCAATCTCTGCAGCCTTGA